In Brassica napus cultivar Da-Ae chromosome C2, Da-Ae, whole genome shotgun sequence, the sequence accgagcatgatttgttgcaGAAAGACATACTCGTATTTTGCGGAAATTTGGatattaacttcgtcgtaaccgtttttgaccccaacagacgtgcgctcggtcgcttcgtagcgaccgtgcgACCTCTTTCGGGCttttctccgatttttcgtgaatgtgttttctccgcaagattcttaaataaatctttttcgaagatttgtttttcgtaaaaacgttcatgccgatttttacggactttcagacattgattctgtcgtgaccgattttgaccccaatagCGTTCGTCCCGCCCGGTCCCTACATAGgaaccgagctcttccgaaacgtcgatacgacacgaatccttgcattctcgtctacccttcgatgctgtctcccgaagactgtagcgaacccattttatgttttccgccattcgaagtcatcaatcaaactttacgataaaaaccgcagaaagttcgtttttatcgaaagaagtcgtaataaacgcttcaagtcgaaagacggcccaaagggacctaaggcatgactcgaagcccatcttacgatttcttaaccagcagcccgtaaaccgtgggacggtttacgcttggttcgcaaggaaagataaatgtcaagtttccgcagataaatacgaaattttgaagataattacgaagatcggaaaaaaggaatatctccatttttaggctatgacggcttaagggcagaaggggaaaagcgtaaaccgaccaaggagcgagtatataaggagtcctaggcgagagacatgagggacaactttttagactcagaactctcggcacttagaaactctgaggcattattctcgacatgctctgtttccatgactggcattcgattaccagacgaacgtgcacaagcagttcgatctcttggttcactcttgaactacgttcggcttgatcctcgaaaggggtacgtaggcagcctttcataaggttcagtccgaaatcaatcaaaaacattttctgtattttcttcgtctttagttatcgagctgcgagtcaactaggtttgagcttttaggccgctagaactaggtaactcgctgacagcctttgcggccaaagcttttatgatctcttgtaatgatcgcaacgctctcacgcggactcgaaataagatctactgttttctctaaactcgtttgttatcttttcatgatttccgcatatatttggtcacttgccgttggctctcgcagaaaTCCGGGACttctgagaaattagggtttttctagtttcctaatttaaacgtcaATCGACATTGCGAATTTCGGTTTCTACAGGGGCATAGATTTAGCGAGGAAAGCATAAGCAAGATAAGATTCGAGGCAATTAGGTGACTTTCACATGGGGACTtagtttacaaatatttaattaaccaGCTTTTTTGCGAACAATTAACCAGCTTAATCTACCAACTTTTTTGTTGTTAACTATTTTATACAAGTTATGCACATACGATAcatacaattatatatatatgtattgtcATATACTTTTCTTCTTATAATTGGATatgttcatttatttttttagtttatattaaagatATGTGATATCACttaattatagttttaattAGCATCGCAAGTTTTGATGCTTTACAAGCTTGCATCCCCCATTCCCCATGGCATTTGACCAATATATGGTCTGTCCCTTTACTCTTCTCTTGTCTTCATCGCGCATTTAACTTTGATAACGcatagtttttatttgtttgtatccAATATCATAAAATCCTCTTACTATTTTTCATAATTGTTAAGAttttcttttgatatatcctATCAGCCGATTCAGTCATCCCCGGGAGAGGGAGAAAGAACACACTTAATGTTACATAGTGGACTGAATATCACATTGCTAACTTAAGTTTAGAATGTCTTCCGATTAATGTCAAACGGTGGACTGATCGTCTGTTACAAACCATCATGTTAACCACTTGGATCGAAACTCAAACTTAGACTAGCCAAACAGAGATAATTTAGTTTCTAGGAAAAATTAAATTGAGAGCTGATGTAGGTACACACACCAAGCTCCACAAAATTACCACTAGTTGTTAATGTTTAGCCAAcgaaaattttgtttcattcaAATAGTTTCATTATTTCACATCACTATTATcaatatatcatttaaacttcATAAAAGACGTTTGGagcaataaattaaataaaaaaattgaaactttaaaGTAAAATTAGGTggttgtcaatatatatatatatatatatatatatattgataatattataaattttgaataataattataaatatttagaaaaagaaaaagaaaaattgtttaaagATCAAAATCTCATTATCGTATTTTTAGAAAAGCCTTCAGATTTAATAATgaattaccataaataattattcgTGATATTAATTAGATTGTCTGACAAGTGATATTAATTAGTTATAGAATAACTATTTATTTAGatctgattaaaataaataaaagttaaaaaccaaaGGAAACCAAAATAGAGTACAACTTACTCTCAAAATTTCTCATCTGCTCTTTGTAGAAAACAATTTATTCTTTTGTAAAGCACAAAAAGAGGAATGCGTGACTTTCAAGATTGTAAAGGAATATGAAGTGGTATCGGGtcagaaaataaattttgaaaaatctttGATTCAGTTCGGTCACAAGATTGAAGAACCCATCACACAAGAACTACAAGACATTTTAGGAATACAAAATTTAGGCGGAATGAGATCATATTTTGGAATCCCTGAGAATTTGGAAGGATAAAAATACCAGTTTTTGGTTTCATCCAAgattgtttaaataataaagtaaatgGATGGACCTTTAAGTTTTTTACCAAGGGGGAAAGGAAGTGATTATAAAATCTGTGGGAACGACTTTGCCAAACCATGTAATGTCATGTTTTCGTATACTAAAAACAGTAACGAAGAAGCTACCGAGTGCAGTGGCACAATTTTGATGGAGTCGAGGGGAAAATACTAGAGGGATGTACtagaaatcatgggataaactACGTAGTCATAAGGACGAGGAGGCTTAGGGTTTAAAGaccttacatattttaatacaGCTATGCTTGGGAAGTAATTTTGGAGATTGATAGAGAAACCAAACACATTATTCTCTTTTGTGTTCAAATGACGGTATTTCAGGAATGCACTACCCTTGGAACCAATTAAATTGTACTCGTCGTCCTATGGCTGGTGCAGTATTGTGGCTGCTatatctctggttagcaaaggactgatcaaaagggtgggatcaggatcATCTATCTCGGTATGGAATGACCATTTTCTCCCATCCACTCACCCGAGAccaacaaataaaaatcaacacaatttttATCCGAACCTTACGGTGGATTCTCTCATCATTGTTACATCGAGAACATGGAATATTACAGGTAATTTGAACTCTAGTGGATTTTCAAGATGCgaaaataattgaaagtatACCATTAGGTCGAACTCATATATAGCAGATcgtgatggatggcattttactaTTAATGGGAGATACACGGTTAAATATGGATATCAAGTAGAACGAGTGTACCCGGATAGAGAAAGAATGCTACCAGAGTATGGTCCTTCGGTCTCTCCATTGAAGgctttctgctggaaagtacgCTGTCCACCTaagatgaaacattttttatggcaACTAGTATCAAGATGTATAGAggttaagaaaattttaaaagcaaGAGTAATACAAGGGGATACAATTTGTGCACGATGTGGAGCACCTGAGGAATccataaatcatatatttttgaatgtccaccggCGGTTCAGGTTTGGGCACTCTCACGAATTCCATCAAATCCATACATTTTTTCCACTCAATCACTCTATGCAtatggatcatttattttggagGGTTTCTCCGGATTTGGAAgatcatcaatttgcatggatcTTATTGTACATATGGaaaggaagaaacaaaaaagtatTTAGCAATTTAGATATATTGATCCTCGAGATACTCTTAAATTAGCAGAAACGGAGTCATTACATTGGGCTGAGGCACAACTTTCACTTACACAGGGAATTAATCAAACTAGATTACCTCTAGAAGCAATAGTACCGTTTATACACATATAGTGAGAATAGCTGATATGCTTAAGCGTCGAAAGGTTAGGTGCTTTTaagatggatcatggaaaaaTCAGGAAACCTATTCGGGACAGGGGTGGAATGTTTTGATGGTTTAATGGGAGTGAGGAATACAAGAGTGAGTCAGTCGCCATTTCACTCGGAGATAGAGACTCTCGTTTGGGCAATGAAATGTATGAGGAATCTACGACAGTTTACTGTTTCATTTGTAATGGATTGTTCTCAGTCAATGAAGATGGTTTTGAAAGCAGAAGAATGACCAgtttttgcaagttatttggaagacataaaGATATTAAAGAGAAGTTTTAATAGCTCAGAGATCATTTATATACCACGGACGCAGAATTCAAGGATAGacagtctagcacgcagtgcaaAGAAGCAACCATCATTTTTTGTCCATATGAATGTGAAGCTATCAGTTTGATTTGCGGAAACTATATAAACCCGTTTAAGTTGCTGAcagaaaaaattcaaattgcAACAATTTTATTGATACTTTTCATATGAGTGGCATGTaagcaaaatatttttcatttaatatatagtaggacACCATTCATTTGTCTAATTATAGTTTCATTAATCTAGAAACAGTCACATCTTGTTCTCAAAGGAAACCGAAATAACTTACTCTCGAAATCGTATCACTTGACACACGCAATTTTTTTCGACACAAACCAAAGTCGTACTAATTGCTAAATGTAAGATACCATCATTCTTTTACAAAAGAAATTATATTAGATCTAGTAATTCTTAAAAGTAAAGAACTCATAGTACTTGCTTGTTTTTTGTACTATTAACTGCAAACTAACAACTCAAAATATAGAGATCATACATACAGATTGGCCCGCAAAACATTAAGATcgtttacactaaaatagaaagaaagaaaaactgaTTTATACGACAAAACATTACTAAAATTTTTCTGTGGTCATATAATAACGACggattaacaaaaaataacatataatatacCGTCTTTCCCGTTTAGTTGCTAATCCAAAATGCAAAACAAGAGGGAGAAAGGCACGTGGACAACGGACGAGCATGAGAGCCGACAAAGAGCATCTTTTAAGACATGGGTTTGCGTCCACAAGAGTCATGCATGCCCTTGCCTCTTCCTTCTCTCTCCCTCGCTCTGTTTGcactaggcctgggcgttcggatcggattcggacCGGTTTCTTTCGGATCCGGGTTTTTCGGGTTCTAAATATTTAGatccaataggtacttagaaatttttgggtcgggttcgggtcggtttttCTCGGATCTggatcggttcgggtctattattaaaatacccataaaataccCATAATTTTTCGGATCCATATCGGGTCcagatcgggttcgggtatttaggatctgaaaaggaGATGACATACCCAACGCCATcaaatttagtcgatatttgtcatatatatctaaaattttacaaaataatttaaataaaactattaataattaaaataaaacattttaaaactctaaatttttcattttaaagcttcatattacttaaaaaatgttacaaaataataacaaatgttgttaacaaaagatatttcaactaaatcataaaataatatatataaatagaacacaaaaaaatcatagttttagatatacatgtttttaagtcgggtacaaatcggttcttattGGATCGGgtcttttcgggtccgggtctattcgggtcggttcctttcggctccggttctttcgggtaaaagaaatttaaacccAAAAGTTACTTAtaaattttcggtttggttcaggGTCTGGTATTTTTTGGTTGGTTCCGGTACCAATTTTCGGGTCCCGGTTAAAACATTCAATTCAcaatactctctctctctctctctctctctctctctctctctctctctctctctctctctctctctctctctctctctctctctctctctctctctctctctctctctctctctctctctctctctctctctctctctctctctctctctctccctttggGTTTGAGATTTGTCAGCGTCTTCTTCGCGTCTTCTTATCACTTGCTTCACTCTACAATGTCATATCCACACAATAcatcatctatatatatatatatagtattatacAATAACATTTATCTCCTTATTGGTCATGCCTAGAATTCTATGGTATTAGTTAGACAATTTAGCCATATATCCCAGTATCTAGTAACTAGAGAAGGCCATACCCTGCATCGCCCTAGAAGTTAGACAGAGAACCACCTATATTCGCATGATAGTAATACTGACACAAACATACGTATACAAGATTGTTGAGAGTTCACGATTGAATCAGAGATGAACTTCTAAAACGTTGAAACGAGAGAAACAATTAAGAATAATACCATTGTCTCAATggtttattttcattaattttatgaattaaTTACATTCTATTTGCGATTTTATATAAGTTTCCAAGTCTGATACAACAAGAATTTGAAGATAACATGTATACTATGCAAAAATTGAATTCTTCTTCGGAATCTTAGGATTACTAATGTTTGATGTAGAATAACTATTATAAATGCTATAttgaaaaagagaagaagtttAATATATGCGCAACTACAATAAAACATAGTAAAACACACATGGTATCTGTCGAGTTACTCACAACAAAATCTTTGAAAAAAGCAACCAACCCTACCTAAAGGTAAAATCAACTAATCGAAAATGACTTGAAAATAATATCAACCGAGAGCGATTAGTTGTAAACGTtatagaaaaaaagagaggatgGCGTAGAGGTGGGGGACCAAAGCACCGCCTTGAACATGAGAATGATGTCATTGTCATAAGTACAAGGGACAAAAAAAGCTacatctctcttctctctctctctcctcctaaCGGGACCTAACCCTAATTTACCAATCACcaaccaaaccaaaattaaGCACACCACCCCCACAAACTCCTCAAAACCCCAACAAATCTCACATAAACTAAAAAGTCAAAAggaaaacagaaaaaaagaaaaaagagggaGAAATAAAAACCCACCAAACCACCTTTTTACTTCGTCCAAAGTACAActcaaaatcaaaagaaaaatagaacataaagagagagaACCTTACCAAATCAATCAAAGAAAGAATAAGACGCAGAAGAAAATTCCAGCTTGATATTTGTTGtgaaaaattgtttattattgtCCCCCTTCAACATCTGGAGTCTCCTGGGTCAAAATCTTTATAATCGATTACTATCTCTCCCTCACCGATCAGTCTTCAAGAATGGATCCAGCTCAATCTCATGGATCCCAAAGCTCACTTCCTTCTCCTTTCCACGCTAGAGACTTCCAATTACATCTTCAACAACAACATCATCATCACCCACAACAACAACAGTTCTTTCTCCATAAAAATCAGCAACAAAGAAACCCAGATCAACATGATCACGAGCAACAAGGAGGGTCAATGAATCGAACCATCAACAAGATGGATAGCGAAGAGACAAGCGATAATATGGAAAACATCGCTAATAACAACAGCGGTAGCAAAGGTAAAGAGATGAGTTTACTCGGAGGAGAAGGAGCAAGTGGCGGAGGAGGAAGGGGAGAACAGATGACAAGAAGGCCAAGAGGAAGACCAGCAGGATCCAAGAACAAACCTAAAGCTCCAATAATCATAACACGAGACAGCGTAAACGCCCTTCGAACTCACGTCATGGAGATCGGAGACGGATGTGACATAGTTGACTGTATGGCTACGTTCGCAAGACGCCACCAAAGAGGCGTTTGCGTTATGAGCGGCACAGGAAGCGTCACTAACGTCACTATACGTCAGTCGGGATCGCCTCCTGGCTCGGTGATTAGCCTCCACGGCCGGTTCGAAATCCTTTCTCTCTCTGGATCTTTCTTGCCGCCTCCTGCCCCGCCTG encodes:
- the LOC106450136 gene encoding AT-hook motif nuclear-localized protein 26, with translation MDPAQSHGSQSSLPSPFHARDFQLHLQQQHHHHPQQQQFFLHKNQQQRNPDQHDHEQQGGSMNRTINKMDSEETSDNMENIANNNSGSKGKEMSLLGGEGASGGGGRGEQMTRRPRGRPAGSKNKPKAPIIITRDSVNALRTHVMEIGDGCDIVDCMATFARRHQRGVCVMSGTGSVTNVTIRQSGSPPGSVISLHGRFEILSLSGSFLPPPAPPAATGLSVYLAGGQGQVVGGSVVGPLLCSGPVVVMAASFSNAAYQRLPLEEDEMQTPGGGGGGGGGMGSPPMMGQQQAMAAAQGLPPNLLGSVQLPPQQQNDQPYWPTGRPPY